A single Bacillus sp. HMF5848 DNA region contains:
- the dapF gene encoding diaminopimelate epimerase, with the protein MNQFKFTKMHGLGNSYIYVNMFQENISEDMLSEVAIKVANMYTGIGSDGLILIAPSKLAPVKMRIFNNDGSEARNCGNGLRCVAKYAYENGLVNETTFFIETLSGLVSAEVHLNDNKTVSEVTVDMGKPALEPQSIPFLGSDAKSMIDEPVKFVETELRMTAVSMGNPHAVFFIDNIDDAPLYTLGPIIEKDARFPEGVNVEFIQVVNDTEINFRVWERGSGVTQACGTGACAAVVASVLNNKVKRDSAVVVHLEGGDLTITWTKDGHVMMTGPAETICTGTYYY; encoded by the coding sequence ATGAATCAATTTAAATTTACGAAAATGCACGGTTTGGGAAATAGCTATATATACGTAAATATGTTTCAAGAAAATATTTCAGAAGACATGTTGTCTGAAGTAGCGATAAAAGTAGCGAATATGTATACAGGTATAGGATCGGATGGCTTAATATTAATAGCTCCATCGAAGCTCGCCCCTGTAAAAATGCGAATTTTTAATAATGATGGGTCAGAAGCAAGAAATTGCGGGAACGGCTTACGTTGCGTAGCAAAATATGCATATGAAAATGGTTTAGTGAATGAGACAACGTTTTTCATAGAAACGTTGTCAGGGCTTGTATCAGCCGAAGTTCATCTTAATGATAATAAAACTGTAAGTGAAGTCACTGTTGATATGGGAAAACCAGCTTTAGAACCACAAAGCATACCGTTTCTTGGGAGCGATGCTAAAAGCATGATTGATGAACCAGTTAAGTTCGTAGAAACCGAGCTACGTATGACAGCTGTATCCATGGGGAATCCTCATGCTGTGTTTTTTATAGATAATATTGATGACGCCCCTTTGTATACATTGGGTCCTATTATTGAGAAAGATGCTAGGTTTCCAGAGGGCGTTAATGTAGAGTTTATTCAAGTTGTGAATGATACTGAGATCAATTTTCGAGTATGGGAAAGAGGATCTGGTGTGACACAGGCATGTGGTACCGGAGCTTGTGCAGCTGTAGTTGCTTCTGTATTAAACAATAAAGTTAAACGCGACTCAGCCGTTGTAGTGCACCTTGAGGGAGGCGATTTAACCATTACATGGACAAAGGATGGGCATGTAATGATGACAGGACCCGCCGAAACAATTTGTACTGGAACATATTATTATTAA
- a CDS encoding DUF2225 domain-containing protein — MLEPLYDKDIQCLACENTYQTKRIRSRFIRAYKHDTDFCSYYEPDHLNPLFYYVSVCPTCGFSQSDEFDAYFPPGALEIIKKEISSNWNVQYQYGQQRSIHEAINTYKLAILAASLKQEKHLTKAGLYMRLAWIYRTLDQKEDELKFLKISVLEYVNAYSKENVEKSDMSEIRVVYLIGEIYRRLQDYKQATQYFSMAIAMKDETHEKRIVELARERWYDIRQDQQKSYA, encoded by the coding sequence ATGCTAGAACCACTATACGACAAAGACATACAATGCCTAGCGTGTGAAAATACTTACCAAACTAAACGAATTCGGTCACGATTTATTAGAGCGTATAAACATGATACTGATTTTTGTTCGTATTATGAGCCTGACCATCTTAATCCACTTTTTTATTATGTGAGTGTTTGTCCAACCTGTGGCTTCTCTCAGTCTGATGAATTTGATGCTTACTTTCCACCTGGTGCACTTGAAATAATAAAAAAGGAAATTTCATCAAATTGGAATGTTCAGTATCAATATGGACAACAACGAAGCATTCATGAAGCCATCAATACATATAAATTAGCCATTTTGGCAGCCAGCTTAAAACAAGAAAAACACTTGACAAAAGCTGGACTTTACATGAGACTAGCATGGATTTACCGCACACTTGACCAAAAGGAAGATGAATTGAAGTTTTTAAAGATTTCTGTACTTGAATATGTCAATGCCTATAGCAAAGAGAACGTAGAAAAATCCGACATGTCAGAAATACGTGTTGTTTATTTGATTGGAGAAATATATCGGCGTTTACAAGATTATAAACAAGCCACTCAATATTTCTCAATGGCAATTGCTATGAAAGATGAAACACATGAAAAAAGGATTGTTGAATTAGCTCGTGAGCGTTGGTATGACATTCGGCAGGATCAACAAAAATCATATGCATAA
- a CDS encoding YuzB family protein, producing the protein MINPIVEFCISNLANGSQHAMEVLERDPNVDVVEYGCLSYCGKCAQSPYALVNGDTVTGKDAEDLLENIYKYLDENPMF; encoded by the coding sequence ATGATAAATCCTATTGTAGAATTTTGTATTAGTAATCTTGCCAATGGCTCGCAGCATGCAATGGAGGTTCTTGAGAGAGATCCGAATGTTGATGTAGTAGAGTATGGGTGTTTAAGTTATTGCGGAAAATGTGCTCAGTCACCTTACGCTTTAGTGAATGGTGATACAGTGACGGGAAAAGATGCAGAAGATTTGCTTGAAAACATATATAAATACTTGGACGAGAATCCAATGTTCTAA
- a CDS encoding YuzD family protein: MVNKELDIYVYGADVLCPSCVNLPSSKETYEWLQAALTRKFSNQPFTIHYIDIFNPPDTSKQEEFAKRVIDEELFYPIVVIEDKIVGEGNPKLKTISSEMEKYGYKSL; encoded by the coding sequence ATGGTTAATAAAGAGCTCGACATTTATGTGTATGGGGCTGATGTTTTATGTCCTAGTTGTGTAAATCTACCTTCTTCAAAGGAAACATACGAATGGCTACAAGCCGCATTAACAAGAAAATTCTCTAATCAGCCTTTTACAATACATTATATTGATATATTTAACCCACCTGATACATCAAAGCAAGAAGAGTTTGCGAAGCGTGTTATTGATGAAGAGCTATTTTATCCTATCGTTGTTATTGAAGATAAAATAGTAGGAGAGGGAAATCCTAAGCTAAAAACAATTAGTTCCGAAATGGAAAAGTACGGATATAAATCGCTATAA